tttgctaaAGATTACAAAAATTGTGAGATTTTGCTAAGGATAGACAATACCACTGCGATTTCATATATCAATCACATGGGTGGTGTTCGATTCCCACATCTGAGTGAATTAAGCCGACAGATATGGCAATGGTGCGAGGAACgcgatatacatatatttgcttCTTACGTTCGTTCAGAAAACAACGATATAGCAGATGCAGAATCACGCCGGAAACATGCAGACATTGAGTGGGAGCTAGCCGACAGTGCCTTTCggaaaatttgtaattttttaaaacaaaagtccagAGATTGACCTCTTTGCGAGTcgaataaacaaaaaatgtactAGATTTGTTTCGTGGCATCGTGATCCTGACGCGTACAATATCGACGCGTTTACCATATCTTGGTCGTCGTATTTCTTTTACGCCTTTCCACCATTTTGTCTAATACTTAGGATGTTGCAAAAGATAATAACAGATAAAGCGGAGGGCATTGTTGTTGTGCCACTATGGCCTACACAACCCTGGTTTCCTCTTTTTGAGAGATTATTGATTTCTGAACGAATAGAACTCCCACCTAAACCAAATTTATTGTCTCCCCTTACAGTGTCGAACACAAGCTGCACAGGAGCCTTACCCTGGTTGCCGGAGTGTTGTCCGGGCGGCGTTCATGAGGCAAGGCACTCCTGCAGAAGCGGCAGACATCATGCTAGCGTCACTTACAGAAACCACACTTAAGCaatataattgttatttaaagaaatggtatatattttgtaaggaaaaatgTTATGATATTTTTGATGTCGGCGTAGCAGAAGTATTAGATTATTTCACATTACTTTTTAATCAAGGTTGTCAATTTGGATCAATTAATACTGCGAAAGCAGTTTTGTcattaatattgaataataatgttataaataatcCAACTGTGAAACGTTTTATGACGGGAGTATACAAACTGCGGTCTCCAAATCCACGATATGATTTTACTTGGGACCCTTCAATCGttcttaatcatttaagttGTTGGTATCCAAATGAAAGCCTTTCTTACGAGCATCTTTCTAGgaagttaataactattttggcaTTAGTTACGGCACACCGTGTGCAAACCTTATCGTTAATCAAGCTAAGTAATATTCATAAATgtaataagaaatatattattaacattacAGATAAGATTAAGACATCCGCAGTTAATCGCATTCAGCCAAAACTGATTCTGCCTTATTTCGATGAAAATCAGTCAATTTGTCCTGCAAGGACTTTAGAACGTTATTTGGTTGTCTCATCTACCAATCGCCCAAGCGATTGTGATTTtctttttacaagttttaaaaAACCATTTAGAAAAGTGTGTTCACAGACCTTGAGTCGATGGATCAAAACCACTTTGCTCGAGAGTGGTATTGATACATCGATCTTCAAATCGCATAGTACGAGACACGCAAGTACGTCAGCAGCCAACCGGCTCGGGGTTAATATAGAACTGATTAAGAAGACCGCCGGTTGGTCAGATAATTCCTTGACGTTCGCTAGGTTCTATAATAGAGATGTTCTGGCGGACTCGTCCGAAGTATTTGCTCGTACAatattacatggtaataataattgaagtgtctgttgatTACAGTTAAACTGACGTAaacgtttgttttattta
This genomic window from Leguminivora glycinivorella isolate SPB_JAAS2020 chromosome 1, LegGlyc_1.1, whole genome shotgun sequence contains:
- the LOC125224882 gene encoding uncharacterized protein LOC125224882, coding for MGKRKHREEDEEDYLERKIRSLERKRLKIRRRRRHRSYSPSTSSYTDNEYEYADQDIGEPDPLLEDSQYEESPLTNNTVYDLTDDEVGASTSGALPAAGGLRSVVIQNRSAAGPRAVDAPAPAPPPAPAAAVAPACAPAAATTTPAAPAPAPTSAATTTQVTGEQIGLQESTPIVTALDPGLLCLLGDEPVKEETFGPCIHDDISTRWSDILVNAVVGVAAAASPESPDASEDELHAWRAQTAAAVPPRERPPSAAAAAAHPDLAPLASDADTQPQCRTQAAQEPYPGCRSVVRAAFMRQGTPAEAADIMLASLTETTLKQYNCYLKKWYIFCKEKCYDIFDVGVAEVLDYFTLLFNQGCQFGSINTAKAVLSLILNNNVINNPTVKRFMTGVYKLRSPNPRYDFTWDPSIVLNHLSCWYPNESLSYEHLSRKLITILALVTAHRVQTLSLIKLSNIHKCNKKYIINITDKIKTSAVNRIQPKLILPYFDENQSICPARTLERYLVVSSTNRPSDCDFLFTSFKKPFRKVCSQTLSRWIKTTLLESGIDTSIFKSHSTRHASTSAANRLGVNIELIKKTAGWSDNSLTFARFYNRDVLADSSEVFARTILHGNNN